In one Pseudomonas sp. SCA2728.1_7 genomic region, the following are encoded:
- the galU gene encoding UTP--glucose-1-phosphate uridylyltransferase GalU — protein sequence MIKKCLFPAAGYGTRFLPATKAMPKEMLPVVNKPLIQYGVEEALDAGLTEISIVTGRGKRALEDHFDISYELENQIKGTDKEKYLVGIRKLLDECSFSYTRQTEMKGLGHAILTGRPLIGDEPFAVVLADDLCVNLEGDGVLTQMVKLYKQFRCSIIAIQEVDPQETSKYGVIAGEMIRDDIYRVHSMVEKPKPEDAPSNLAIIGRYILTPDIFDLIEQTEPGKGGEIQITDALMKQAQNGCVMAYKFKGKRFDCGGAEGYIEATNFCFENFYKTGKAY from the coding sequence ATGATCAAGAAATGCTTGTTCCCAGCAGCCGGTTACGGTACTCGCTTCCTGCCAGCGACTAAAGCCATGCCTAAAGAAATGCTGCCGGTGGTAAACAAGCCACTGATCCAGTACGGCGTTGAAGAAGCTCTGGACGCTGGCCTGACGGAAATCTCCATCGTCACCGGTCGTGGCAAACGTGCTCTGGAAGACCACTTCGATATCAGCTACGAGTTGGAAAACCAGATCAAAGGCACCGACAAAGAGAAATACCTGGTCGGCATCCGCAAACTGCTCGACGAGTGCTCGTTCTCCTACACCCGTCAGACCGAAATGAAAGGTCTGGGCCACGCGATCCTGACCGGTCGCCCGCTGATCGGTGACGAACCATTCGCCGTGGTCCTGGCGGACGACCTGTGCGTCAACCTCGAAGGCGACGGCGTGCTGACCCAGATGGTCAAACTGTACAAGCAGTTCCGCTGCTCGATCATCGCCATCCAGGAAGTCGATCCGCAGGAAACCAGCAAGTACGGCGTGATCGCCGGCGAGATGATCCGCGACGACATCTACCGCGTGCACAGCATGGTCGAGAAGCCAAAACCGGAAGATGCGCCGTCGAACCTGGCGATCATCGGTCGTTACATCCTGACTCCGGACATCTTCGACCTGATCGAACAGACCGAGCCAGGCAAGGGCGGCGAAATCCAGATCACCGACGCCCTGATGAAACAAGCCCAGAACGGCTGCGTCATGGCCTACAAGTTCAAAGGCAAGCGTTTCGACTGCGGTGGCGCTGAAGGCTACATCGAAGCGACGAACTTCTGCTTCGAGAACTTCTACAAGACTGGCAAGGCTTACTAA
- a CDS encoding DUF1883 domain-containing protein — protein MKYIHQREHLNEDDIVVIQCSQMCNIRLMNDANFRSFKNGGRHTYHGGAFDTFPARITAPSTGFWNITIDTVNRRPISVTRKPTLTHSIKIIRRSSTKLS, from the coding sequence ATGAAATACATTCACCAGCGCGAACACCTCAACGAAGACGACATCGTCGTCATCCAATGCTCGCAAATGTGCAACATCCGTCTGATGAACGACGCCAACTTCCGCAGCTTCAAGAATGGCGGCCGTCACACCTATCACGGCGGCGCCTTCGACACCTTCCCGGCCCGTATCACCGCGCCGAGCACCGGTTTCTGGAACATCACCATCGACACCGTCAACCGTCGGCCGATCAGCGTCACGCGCAAGCCGACGCTGACCCACTCGATCAAGATCATCCGTCGTTCCAGCACCAAACTCAGCTGA
- a CDS encoding DNA-binding protein: MARGGITKALVQIARTAILARGEHPSIDAVRIEMGNTGSKTTIHRYLKELDDGAQPVEASAEPIDDELSALVSRLAQRLKEQAQEPIEQAREQFEEQREALESELKQTRQALEKLEHDHDIQGAALARESEALGNTRSMLQTEQTRNAGLNQALADFELRLQDKDEQIRSLEEKHLHARDALEHYRNATKEQREQEQSRHEAQVQQIQAELRQAQQSALVRQDEITQLHRDNERLLTENRGTQRELSLMQDQLKQSNQRQDQLLEQATRVDSERTLLQERLRVAALESQTLKQSVEEQTLLNQSLEKELNKAQASLEESQRLAATVAAAPDSAKPKDA, encoded by the coding sequence ATGGCCCGTGGCGGCATTACCAAAGCCCTGGTGCAGATCGCGCGCACAGCAATCCTCGCCCGTGGCGAACACCCGAGCATCGATGCAGTACGCATTGAAATGGGCAACACCGGCTCGAAAACCACGATCCATCGCTATTTGAAAGAACTGGATGACGGCGCGCAGCCGGTTGAAGCCTCGGCAGAGCCCATTGATGACGAGCTGAGCGCCCTCGTCTCGCGCCTCGCCCAACGCCTCAAAGAACAGGCGCAAGAGCCTATCGAGCAGGCCCGCGAGCAGTTCGAGGAACAGCGCGAAGCACTGGAGTCGGAGCTGAAACAGACTCGCCAGGCGCTGGAAAAGCTCGAACACGATCACGACATTCAGGGCGCGGCACTGGCGCGTGAGTCCGAAGCGCTTGGCAACACACGGTCGATGCTGCAAACCGAACAGACCCGTAATGCCGGGCTGAATCAGGCACTGGCCGACTTTGAATTGCGCTTGCAGGACAAGGACGAGCAGATCCGCTCACTGGAAGAAAAACACCTGCACGCTCGCGATGCACTGGAGCACTATCGCAACGCCACCAAAGAGCAGCGCGAGCAGGAACAGAGCCGTCACGAAGCACAGGTGCAGCAGATTCAGGCCGAGTTGCGTCAGGCGCAGCAAAGTGCGCTGGTCCGCCAGGACGAGATCACGCAACTGCACCGCGACAACGAACGCCTGCTCACGGAAAACCGTGGCACGCAGCGTGAACTGAGCCTGATGCAGGACCAGCTCAAGCAGAGCAATCAGCGCCAGGATCAACTGCTCGAACAAGCGACCCGCGTCGACAGCGAACGCACCCTCCTCCAGGAACGCCTGCGAGTAGCGGCGCTGGAAAGCCAGACACTCAAACAGAGCGTCGAGGAGCAGACGCTGCTCAACCAGTCACTGGAGAAGGAATTGAACAAGGCTCAGGCAAGCCTGGAAGAAAGCCAGCGTCTGGCGGCTACCGTTGCGGCAGCGCCAGACTCGGCCAAACCGAAAGACGCTTAA
- the ahpC gene encoding alkyl hydroperoxide reductase subunit C, with product MPIINSQVKPFKATAFKNGDFVQVSDADLKGKWSVVFFYPADFTFVCPTELEDLADNYASFQKLGVEIYSVSTDTHFAHAAWHNTSPAIGKIEYTMIGDPTHAISRNFDVLIEEVGLADRGTFVINPEGQIKIVELNDGGVGRDASELLRKIKAAQYVAAHPGEVCPAKWKEGEATLAPSLDLVGKI from the coding sequence ATGCCTATCATCAACAGCCAAGTAAAACCGTTCAAAGCTACCGCGTTCAAAAACGGCGACTTCGTTCAAGTCTCGGACGCTGACCTGAAAGGCAAGTGGTCGGTCGTGTTCTTCTACCCAGCCGACTTCACCTTCGTTTGCCCAACCGAGCTGGAAGACCTGGCTGACAACTACGCTTCCTTCCAGAAACTCGGCGTAGAAATCTACAGCGTTTCTACCGACACCCACTTTGCCCACGCTGCCTGGCACAACACTTCGCCAGCCATCGGCAAAATCGAATACACCATGATCGGCGATCCGACCCACGCCATCTCCCGCAACTTCGACGTGCTGATCGAAGAAGTTGGCCTGGCTGACCGTGGCACCTTCGTGATCAACCCTGAAGGCCAGATCAAAATCGTTGAACTGAACGATGGCGGCGTTGGCCGTGACGCTTCCGAGCTGCTGCGCAAGATCAAGGCTGCTCAGTACGTCGCTGCTCACCCAGGCGAAGTTTGCCCAGCCAAGTGGAAAGAAGGCGAAGCCACTCTGGCACCGTCCCTGGACCTGGTCGGCAAGATCTAA
- a CDS encoding MDR family oxidoreductase: MFNAIVIDKDDSGYRANLQQINEEQLPKGDVTVAVAYSTLNFKDGLAITGSSPVVHKFPMVPGIDLAGTVEASSHPDYKVGDQVVLNGWGVGENHWGGLAQKARLNGDWLIPLPKAFTAAQAMAIGTAGYTAMLCILALERNGVTPDQGEVLVTGANGGVGSFAIALLSKLGYRVVASTGRVSEHEYLKQLGAGEIIDRATLSAPGKPLAKERWAAVIDSVGSHTLANACASTRSEGTVAACGLAQGMDFPASVAPFILRGVTLAGINSVTQPKARRLEAWDRLARDLDFSLLALISHEIGLSEAIDAAPKLLAGQLRGRVVVDVNR; this comes from the coding sequence ATGTTCAACGCCATTGTGATCGACAAAGACGACAGCGGTTATCGCGCCAACCTGCAGCAGATCAACGAAGAGCAATTGCCCAAAGGCGATGTCACCGTCGCTGTTGCGTATAGCACGCTGAACTTCAAGGATGGTCTGGCGATTACCGGCAGCAGTCCGGTGGTGCACAAGTTTCCGATGGTGCCGGGGATCGACCTGGCGGGCACTGTAGAAGCCAGTTCGCATCCCGACTATAAGGTAGGTGATCAGGTGGTGCTCAATGGCTGGGGTGTCGGCGAAAATCACTGGGGCGGTCTGGCGCAGAAGGCGCGACTCAATGGCGATTGGCTGATTCCGTTGCCCAAAGCCTTTACCGCGGCGCAAGCCATGGCCATCGGTACGGCTGGGTATACGGCGATGCTGTGCATTCTCGCGCTTGAGCGTAATGGCGTGACGCCGGATCAGGGTGAAGTGTTGGTCACGGGGGCCAATGGTGGCGTTGGCAGTTTCGCCATCGCTTTGCTGAGCAAGCTCGGCTATCGCGTCGTCGCATCCACCGGCCGTGTTTCCGAGCATGAGTATCTGAAGCAGTTGGGCGCCGGTGAAATCATCGACCGCGCGACCTTGTCAGCGCCCGGCAAGCCACTGGCCAAGGAGCGCTGGGCAGCGGTGATCGATTCGGTCGGTAGTCATACTTTGGCCAATGCCTGCGCGAGCACTCGATCGGAAGGCACCGTCGCCGCTTGTGGTCTGGCGCAAGGCATGGATTTCCCGGCTTCGGTGGCACCGTTCATTTTGCGTGGCGTGACCCTGGCCGGCATCAACAGCGTGACCCAGCCCAAGGCTCGTCGTCTGGAGGCGTGGGATCGTTTGGCCAGGGATCTGGATTTCTCCTTGTTGGCCTTGATCAGCCATGAAATCGGCCTGAGTGAGGCCATCGATGCAGCGCCAAAATTGCTCGCCGGGCAACTTCGCGGACGGGTTGTGGTGGACGTCAATCGTTAA
- a CDS encoding nitronate monooxygenase has translation MSQWPDTRILDLLGIQLPIIQGPMAGATNSSMVIAVCNAGGLGSMPAAMLSIEQLREELKTIRQHTDKPFNVNFFCHQPPAVDEQRARDWKSLLEPYYRELGVDFAAPTPVSNRAPFDAAACEVLEEFRPEVVSFHFGLPEKSLLDRVKATGAKILSSATTVDEAIWLEQHGCDAIIAMGYEAGGHRGMFLSDDLSSQVGTFALVPQIVDAVKVPVIAAGAIADARGVAAALVLGASAVQVGTAYLFTPEAKVSAAHHKALRTAKESETAVTNIFTGRPARGILNRVMRELGPMSPKAPAFPLAGGALMPLRAINEAEFANLWAGQAFTLGKDIGSAELTRQLAEGALAKLTRH, from the coding sequence ATGAGCCAATGGCCAGACACGCGCATTCTCGACCTGCTCGGCATTCAACTGCCGATCATCCAGGGCCCGATGGCCGGTGCGACGAATTCGTCCATGGTCATCGCCGTCTGCAACGCCGGCGGCCTGGGTTCGATGCCGGCAGCCATGCTGAGCATCGAGCAATTGCGCGAAGAGCTGAAAACCATTCGCCAACACACCGACAAGCCATTCAACGTCAACTTCTTCTGCCACCAGCCACCGGCAGTCGATGAGCAACGTGCGCGTGACTGGAAGAGTTTGCTGGAACCGTATTACCGCGAACTGGGCGTGGATTTCGCTGCACCGACACCCGTGTCCAACCGGGCACCGTTCGATGCGGCAGCCTGCGAGGTGCTGGAAGAATTTCGACCTGAAGTCGTGAGTTTCCACTTCGGCCTGCCAGAGAAATCACTGCTGGATCGGGTCAAGGCAACCGGGGCGAAAATCCTCTCCTCGGCTACCACTGTCGATGAAGCGATCTGGCTGGAACAGCATGGCTGCGACGCGATTATTGCCATGGGCTACGAGGCCGGCGGCCATCGCGGCATGTTTCTCAGTGATGACCTGAGCAGTCAGGTCGGCACGTTCGCCTTGGTGCCTCAGATAGTCGATGCGGTTAAAGTGCCGGTGATTGCCGCCGGGGCTATTGCCGATGCACGCGGCGTGGCGGCGGCGCTTGTATTGGGCGCATCGGCGGTTCAGGTCGGCACGGCCTATCTGTTCACGCCGGAAGCCAAAGTCAGCGCCGCTCACCACAAAGCGTTGCGCACCGCCAAGGAAAGCGAAACCGCGGTCACCAATATTTTCACCGGGCGGCCGGCGCGGGGCATTCTCAACCGCGTCATGCGTGAGCTGGGACCGATGTCGCCGAAAGCACCGGCGTTTCCTTTGGCCGGTGGTGCGCTGATGCCGTTGCGAGCGATCAACGAGGCAGAGTTTGCCAACCTCTGGGCCGGTCAGGCATTCACCTTGGGCAAAGACATTGGTAGCGCTGAACTGACCCGGCAACTGGCTGAAGGTGCGCTGGCAAAACTTACTCGTCATTGA
- the alkB gene encoding DNA oxidative demethylase AlkB, which yields MHPNTFDLFADHESEQRPRTEQIGEQSSVLHGFALPLIEQILPALDAILAAAPLRHMVTPGGFSMSVGTSSCGALGWITDRHGYRYSSVDPLSDLPWPAMPEVFSALANSAAAQAGFADFNADSCLINCYVPGAKMSLHQDKDEKAYSAPIVSLSLGLPAMFLFGSFNRSDKSQRIALLHGDMVVWGGVDRLRYHGVLPIKQGRHPRLGEQRINLTFRVAG from the coding sequence ATGCACCCGAACACTTTCGATCTGTTCGCCGATCATGAATCCGAGCAACGCCCCCGCACCGAACAGATTGGCGAGCAATCGTCGGTGCTGCATGGTTTCGCCCTGCCGCTGATCGAGCAGATTCTGCCGGCGCTGGATGCGATTCTAGCCGCCGCGCCCTTGCGCCACATGGTTACGCCGGGTGGTTTCAGCATGTCGGTAGGCACCAGCAGTTGCGGCGCTCTGGGCTGGATCACTGATCGCCACGGTTATCGTTACTCAAGCGTCGATCCGCTCAGTGATTTGCCATGGCCAGCGATGCCGGAAGTATTCTCGGCGCTGGCAAACTCGGCAGCGGCGCAAGCCGGATTTGCTGACTTCAACGCTGATTCCTGCTTGATCAACTGCTATGTCCCCGGCGCCAAGATGTCATTGCACCAGGACAAAGACGAAAAAGCCTACAGCGCGCCGATCGTTTCGCTGTCACTCGGGTTGCCGGCGATGTTCCTCTTTGGCAGCTTCAATCGCAGCGACAAGAGCCAGCGCATTGCCTTGCTGCATGGCGACATGGTGGTCTGGGGCGGCGTTGATCGCTTGCGTTATCACGGTGTGTTGCCGATCAAGCAGGGTCGGCATCCACGTCTGGGTGAACAGCGGATCAATCTGACCTTTCGCGTCGCCGGATAA
- a CDS encoding 2OG-Fe(II) oxygenase, with the protein MSMSPSRLDSLDWASLEQQLDQHGYAIIRSLLLVETCDQLSALYPQTEPFRSQVIMARHGFGRGEYKYFRYPLPTAVERLRGALYPRLVTLANRWYERMNLTERFPLDHAEFLQRCHAAGQTRPTPLLLQYGPQDYNCLHQDLYGESVFPLQVAILLSEPGQDFIGGEFVLTEQRPRMQSRPHVLNLTKGDAVIFAVNQRPVKGVRGDYRVTMRHGVSRLHSGKRHTLGIIFHDAT; encoded by the coding sequence ATGTCGATGTCCCCTTCCCGGCTGGATTCACTCGACTGGGCAAGCCTTGAGCAGCAACTGGATCAGCACGGCTACGCGATCATCCGTTCGCTGCTGCTGGTCGAAACCTGTGATCAATTGAGTGCGCTGTATCCGCAGACCGAACCGTTTCGTTCGCAGGTCATCATGGCCCGCCACGGTTTCGGTCGCGGCGAGTACAAATATTTTCGTTACCCCCTGCCGACAGCGGTAGAACGCCTTCGCGGCGCGCTGTACCCGCGCCTGGTTACGTTGGCCAATCGCTGGTACGAACGCATGAACCTGACCGAGCGTTTTCCGCTGGATCACGCCGAATTTCTACAGCGCTGTCATGCCGCCGGTCAGACCCGCCCGACTCCTCTGCTATTGCAGTACGGCCCGCAGGACTACAACTGCCTGCATCAGGACCTGTACGGCGAATCGGTTTTTCCGTTGCAAGTGGCGATTCTTCTGTCAGAACCCGGGCAAGACTTTATCGGAGGAGAATTCGTGCTCACCGAACAACGCCCGCGCATGCAATCCCGACCTCACGTGCTGAACCTGACGAAAGGTGACGCAGTAATCTTTGCCGTCAACCAGCGCCCGGTCAAAGGCGTGCGCGGTGATTATCGGGTGACGATGCGTCATGGCGTCAGTCGCCTGCACAGTGGAAAAAGGCATACCCTAGGCATCATCTTTCACGACGCCACCTGA
- the modA gene encoding molybdate ABC transporter substrate-binding protein — protein sequence MTTRASRFAPTCLASLLAVFAIGAAQADEVQVAVAANFTAPIQAIAADFEKDTGHKLVAAYGATGQFYTQIKNGAPFEVFLSADDTTPEKLEKEGDTVKGSRFTYAIGTLALWSAKEGYVDAKGEVLKNNEYQHLSIANPKAAPYGLAATQVLEKLKLTEATKAKIVEGQNITQAYQFVSTGNAELGFVALSQIYKDGKVSSGSAWIVPASLHDPIKQDAVILNKGKDNAAAKALVEYLKGPKAAAVIKSYGYQL from the coding sequence ATGACCACTCGTGCCTCACGTTTTGCCCCTACCTGTCTGGCCTCATTGCTCGCCGTCTTCGCCATCGGCGCGGCTCAGGCCGATGAAGTACAGGTAGCTGTTGCAGCCAACTTCACCGCACCAATCCAGGCCATCGCCGCCGATTTCGAAAAAGACACCGGGCACAAACTGGTCGCAGCCTACGGTGCAACCGGCCAGTTCTACACTCAGATCAAAAACGGCGCGCCGTTTGAAGTGTTCCTCTCCGCTGACGACACCACCCCGGAAAAACTTGAAAAAGAAGGCGACACCGTCAAAGGTTCTCGCTTCACCTACGCCATCGGCACCCTGGCGTTGTGGTCGGCGAAAGAAGGTTATGTCGATGCCAAAGGCGAGGTGCTGAAAAACAACGAGTACCAGCACCTGTCCATCGCCAACCCGAAAGCGGCGCCTTACGGCCTGGCAGCCACGCAAGTGCTGGAAAAACTCAAACTGACCGAAGCCACCAAAGCCAAGATCGTTGAAGGCCAGAACATCACGCAGGCTTACCAATTCGTCTCCACCGGCAACGCCGAACTGGGCTTTGTCGCCCTGTCGCAGATCTACAAGGACGGCAAAGTCAGCAGCGGTTCGGCGTGGATCGTCCCTGCGAGCCTGCACGACCCGATCAAACAGGACGCGGTCATTCTGAACAAAGGCAAAGACAACGCCGCTGCCAAAGCCTTGGTTGAATACCTCAAAGGCCCGAAAGCCGCTGCGGTGATCAAGTCCTACGGTTACCAGCTCTAA
- the gorA gene encoding glutathione-disulfide reductase gives MAYDFDLYVIGAGSGGVRAARFAAGFGAKVAVAESRYLGGTCVNVGCVPKKLLVYGAHFAEDFEQASGFGWSLGEANFDWATLIANKDREINRLNGIYRNLLVNSGVTLHEAHAKIVGPHEVEVNGERFTAKNILIATGGWPQIPEIPGREHAIGSNEAFFLKELPKRVLVVGGGYIAVEFAGIFHGLGANTTLLYRGDLFLRGFDGSVRKHLQEELTKRGLDLQFNADIARIDKQADGSLKATLKDGRELEADCIFYATGRRPMLDNLGLENTDVQLTDKGFIKVDEQYQTSEPSILALGDVIGRVQLTPVALAEGMAVARRLFKPEQYRPVDYKMIPTAVFSLPNIGTVGLTEEEAREAGHDVVIFESRFRPMKLTLTECQEKTLMKLVVDGKTDKVLGCHMVGPDAGEIVQGLAIALKAGATKRDFDDTIGVHPTAAEEFVTMRTPVGA, from the coding sequence ATGGCCTACGATTTTGACCTTTATGTGATTGGTGCCGGTTCCGGCGGTGTGCGCGCTGCGCGTTTTGCGGCCGGTTTTGGTGCGAAAGTGGCGGTGGCGGAGAGCCGTTATCTGGGCGGGACCTGTGTCAACGTTGGCTGCGTGCCGAAAAAGCTGCTGGTGTACGGCGCGCATTTCGCCGAAGACTTCGAGCAGGCGTCCGGTTTTGGCTGGAGCCTGGGTGAGGCGAATTTCGACTGGGCGACCTTGATCGCCAACAAGGATCGCGAGATCAATCGCCTCAACGGCATTTATCGCAATCTGCTGGTCAACAGCGGCGTGACCTTGCACGAGGCGCACGCGAAAATCGTTGGTCCGCATGAAGTCGAAGTGAATGGCGAGCGCTTTACCGCGAAAAACATTCTGATTGCTACCGGTGGTTGGCCGCAGATTCCGGAGATTCCGGGGCGCGAGCACGCGATCGGTTCGAATGAGGCGTTCTTCCTCAAGGAGCTGCCAAAGCGTGTGCTGGTGGTTGGCGGCGGTTACATCGCGGTCGAGTTTGCCGGGATTTTCCACGGCCTCGGCGCCAATACGACGTTGTTGTATCGCGGTGATCTGTTCCTGCGCGGCTTCGATGGTTCGGTGCGCAAGCATTTGCAGGAAGAACTGACCAAGCGTGGTCTGGATCTGCAATTCAATGCCGACATCGCGCGTATCGACAAGCAGGCTGACGGCAGTTTGAAAGCCACCCTCAAGGATGGTCGTGAGCTGGAGGCAGATTGCATTTTCTACGCCACTGGCCGGCGTCCGATGCTCGACAATCTGGGCCTGGAAAACACCGATGTGCAGCTCACTGACAAAGGCTTCATCAAAGTCGACGAGCAGTATCAGACCAGCGAGCCATCGATTCTGGCGCTGGGCGATGTCATCGGTCGTGTGCAACTGACGCCCGTGGCGTTGGCGGAGGGCATGGCCGTGGCGCGGCGTCTGTTCAAGCCTGAGCAATACCGTCCGGTGGATTACAAGATGATCCCGACGGCGGTGTTCAGCTTGCCAAACATCGGCACAGTCGGTTTGACCGAAGAAGAAGCGCGCGAAGCTGGCCACGATGTAGTGATCTTCGAAAGCCGTTTCCGACCGATGAAGCTGACTTTGACCGAGTGTCAGGAGAAGACCCTGATGAAGCTGGTGGTCGACGGCAAGACCGACAAAGTCCTCGGCTGTCACATGGTCGGCCCGGACGCTGGCGAGATCGTTCAGGGTTTGGCGATTGCGTTGAAGGCTGGCGCGACCAAGCGTGACTTCGACGACACGATCGGGGTACACCCGACGGCCGCCGAAGAGTTTGTCACCATGCGTACGCCGGTCGGCGCTTAA
- a CDS encoding site-specific integrase — protein MSDLDRYLQAATRDNTRRSYRAAIEHFEVKWGGFLPATADSVARYLVAHAEELSINTLKLRLSALAQWHNSQGFADPTKAPVVRKVFKGIRALHPAQEKQAEPLQLQDLQRVIDWLEHEVQTAREQQDRPLLLKAYRDRALILLGFWRGFRSDELCRLQIEHVQAHAGKGITLYLPRSKGDRENLGQTYQAPALLKLCPVQAYIDWITEAALVRGPVFRSIDRWGNLNEEGLHANSIIPLLRQALQRAGIAAENYTSHSLRRGFATWAHQSGWDLKSLMSYVGWKDMKSAMRYVEASPFQGMARITDKPATS, from the coding sequence ATGAGCGATCTGGATCGCTATCTGCAAGCCGCCACCCGTGACAACACCCGCCGTAGCTATCGCGCGGCTATTGAGCATTTCGAAGTGAAGTGGGGCGGGTTTCTGCCGGCGACGGCTGATAGCGTTGCGCGTTATCTGGTGGCGCACGCCGAAGAGTTGTCGATCAATACGTTGAAGCTGCGGCTATCGGCGCTGGCGCAGTGGCACAACAGTCAGGGCTTTGCCGATCCGACCAAGGCGCCGGTGGTGCGTAAGGTCTTCAAGGGGATTCGCGCGTTGCACCCGGCACAGGAGAAACAGGCAGAACCGTTGCAGTTGCAGGATCTGCAGCGAGTGATTGATTGGCTCGAACATGAAGTACAAACCGCGAGAGAGCAGCAGGATCGGCCCTTGCTCCTCAAGGCTTACCGTGATCGCGCACTCATTCTGCTGGGCTTCTGGCGCGGCTTTCGCAGCGACGAGTTGTGCCGCTTGCAGATCGAGCACGTGCAGGCGCACGCCGGCAAAGGCATCACCTTGTATTTGCCGCGCAGCAAGGGTGATCGAGAAAACCTCGGGCAGACTTATCAAGCGCCGGCGCTGCTCAAGCTCTGCCCGGTGCAGGCCTACATCGACTGGATCACCGAAGCGGCGCTGGTGCGTGGCCCGGTTTTTCGCAGCATCGACCGCTGGGGCAATCTGAACGAGGAGGGGCTGCATGCCAACAGCATCATTCCGCTGCTGCGCCAGGCGTTGCAGCGCGCGGGCATTGCCGCCGAAAACTACACCAGCCATTCCTTGCGTCGAGGTTTCGCAACTTGGGCGCACCAAAGTGGCTGGGATCTGAAATCGTTGATGAGCTACGTCGGCTGGAAGGATATGAAGTCCGCGATGCGCTATGTTGAAGCCAGCCCATTCCAGGGGATGGCTCGGATTACGGATAAACCGGCTACGTCGTAG
- the ada gene encoding bifunctional DNA-binding transcriptional regulator/O6-methylguanine-DNA methyltransferase Ada, with protein sequence MKTLSTTFNTENDPRWAAVVARDPQADGQFVYAVKTTGIYCRPSSLSRLPKPQNVEFFDTAEQAEAAGYRPSKRTSKDQSDVAAQHAATVAIACRHIESAETLPALNELAKTAGLSPFHFHRVFKAATGLTPKGYATAHRSRKVRERLADGGSVTDALYDAGFNSNSRFYESADHLLGMKPGDYRDAGKNNDIRFAVGQCSLGAILVAQSERGVCAILLGDDPHQLVCDLQDQFRQANLIGADAGFEQLIAKVVGFIEAPALGLDLPLDVRGTAFQERVWQALREIPAGHTASYAEIAQRIGAPTSMRAVAQACGANRLAVAIPCHRVVRSDGNLSGYRWGVERKRQLLERETQA encoded by the coding sequence ATGAAAACGCTTTCGACCACCTTCAACACCGAAAACGATCCACGCTGGGCCGCCGTGGTTGCGCGAGATCCACAGGCGGACGGGCAATTTGTCTACGCGGTGAAAACCACTGGCATCTACTGCCGCCCGAGCAGCCTCTCGCGCTTGCCGAAACCGCAGAACGTGGAGTTTTTCGATACCGCTGAGCAGGCCGAAGCTGCCGGCTATCGTCCGAGCAAACGAACCAGCAAGGATCAGAGTGATGTCGCCGCGCAGCATGCCGCGACCGTCGCCATTGCCTGCCGCCATATCGAATCCGCCGAGACGTTGCCGGCGCTCAACGAACTGGCAAAAACCGCCGGCCTGAGTCCGTTTCATTTCCATCGCGTATTCAAAGCCGCGACAGGGTTGACGCCCAAGGGCTACGCAACGGCCCATCGCTCGCGCAAAGTCCGTGAGCGCCTGGCAGACGGTGGTTCGGTGACGGATGCGCTGTACGACGCGGGCTTCAATTCCAACAGCCGTTTCTATGAATCAGCGGATCATTTGCTGGGCATGAAACCGGGCGACTATCGCGATGCCGGAAAGAACAACGACATCCGCTTCGCCGTTGGCCAATGCTCGCTCGGCGCGATTCTGGTGGCGCAAAGCGAGCGCGGGGTGTGCGCGATTCTGTTGGGTGACGATCCGCATCAACTGGTGTGCGATCTGCAGGATCAGTTTCGCCAAGCCAACCTGATCGGCGCCGATGCCGGGTTCGAGCAATTGATCGCCAAGGTTGTGGGATTTATTGAAGCCCCGGCGCTTGGTCTCGATCTGCCACTGGACGTTCGCGGCACGGCGTTTCAGGAGCGCGTGTGGCAGGCGCTGCGGGAAATTCCGGCGGGCCACACGGCCAGTTACGCCGAAATTGCCCAGCGCATCGGCGCACCGACGTCCATGCGCGCGGTGGCGCAGGCTTGCGGGGCCAACCGTCTGGCGGTGGCGATCCCGTGCCACCGCGTGGTGCGCAGCGATGGCAATCTTTCGGGCTACCGCTGGGGGGTTGAGCGCAAGCGTCAGTTGCTGGAACGCGAGACCCAGGCTTAA